The Collimonas fungivorans Ter331 genome has a segment encoding these proteins:
- a CDS encoding YeaH/YhbH family protein: MLHQIIDRRLSGKNKSIANRERFLRRFRAAIHRSVTEAVRDRGIKEIENAKSISIPRKGISEPIFGHGPGGKREMVHPGNQDYLQGDRIARPDGGQGGGGSSASDQGEGEDEFVFQLSREEFMQYFFEDLELPRLIKTNLLAVPSWKNMRAGYSTDGSPNNIDIVRSLRSSLGRRIALGSPLVVRLRELELLMETLKADPQDRREEIKRLEDDIHHLKGRIWRIPFIDPFDLRYVNRVKVPQPSSRAVMFCVMDVSGSMDEQRKDLSKRFFILLYLFLTRNYEHIEVVFIRHHTRADEVDEETFFHSQESGGTVVSSALELMKQIIDERYPPGDWNIYGAQASDGDNWNDDSPKCRQLLELEILPRSRYFAYIQVTVEEQNLWTEYQQIAAVNPQFAMKKVQAASEIYPVFRELFEKQVHS, encoded by the coding sequence GTGTTGCATCAGATAATCGACCGTAGACTGTCTGGCAAGAACAAAAGCATTGCCAACCGGGAGCGCTTCCTGCGGCGCTTCCGGGCGGCCATCCATCGCTCGGTCACGGAAGCAGTGCGCGACCGCGGCATCAAGGAAATCGAGAACGCCAAGAGCATCAGCATTCCGCGCAAGGGCATCAGCGAACCGATATTCGGCCACGGTCCCGGCGGCAAGCGCGAAATGGTCCATCCCGGCAACCAGGATTACCTGCAAGGCGACCGCATTGCCCGTCCGGACGGCGGCCAGGGCGGCGGCGGCAGTTCGGCCAGCGACCAGGGCGAAGGCGAAGATGAATTTGTATTCCAGTTGTCGCGTGAAGAATTCATGCAGTATTTCTTCGAAGACCTGGAATTGCCGCGCCTGATCAAGACCAACCTGCTGGCGGTGCCGAGCTGGAAAAACATGCGCGCCGGTTATTCGACCGACGGCTCACCCAACAATATCGATATCGTGCGTTCCCTGCGGAGCTCGCTGGGACGGCGGATCGCGCTCGGTTCGCCGCTGGTGGTCAGGCTGCGCGAGCTGGAACTGCTGATGGAGACGCTCAAGGCCGATCCGCAAGACAGGCGCGAGGAAATCAAGCGCCTGGAAGACGATATCCATCACCTCAAAGGCCGCATCTGGCGCATCCCGTTCATCGATCCGTTCGACCTGCGCTACGTCAACCGGGTCAAGGTGCCGCAACCGTCGAGCCGGGCCGTGATGTTTTGCGTGATGGACGTATCGGGTTCGATGGATGAGCAGCGCAAAGACCTGTCGAAGCGTTTTTTCATCCTGCTTTACCTGTTCCTGACCCGTAACTACGAACATATCGAAGTCGTCTTCATCCGCCATCACACGCGCGCCGACGAGGTCGATGAAGAAACCTTCTTCCATTCCCAGGAAAGCGGCGGCACGGTAGTGTCCAGCGCGCTGGAACTGATGAAGCAGATCATCGACGAGCGTTATCCGCCGGGCGACTGGAATATCTACGGCGCGCAAGCCTCCGACGGCGACAACTGGAATGACGATTCACCGAAATGCCGGCAGCTGCTGGAGCTGGAAATACTGCCGCGCTCGCGTTATTTCGCCTACATCCAGGTTACCGTCGAAGAGCAGAACCTATGGACCGAATATCAGCAGATCGCTGCGGTCAATCCCCAGTTTGCGATGAAAAAAGTGCAGGCTGCCAGCGAGATCTATCCGGTGTTCCGCGAACTGTTTGAAAAGCAGGTGCACTCATGA
- a CDS encoding PrkA family serine protein kinase, with translation MDIYSSFASRFDKTREEEFSLEEYLALCKTDPSCYATAGERMLMAIGEPQQVDTRHDPSLSRIFANKVLKVYPAFKEFYGAEEVIEQVVAYFRHAAQGLEERKQILYLLGPVGGGKSSIAERLKQLMEHVPFYSLKGSPVNESPLGLFDYEEDGAILEEQYGIPRRYLKSILSPWAVKRLHEFNGDIRKFRVVKRYPSILRQIAISKTEPGDENNQDISTLVGKVDIRKLEQYSQDDADAYSYSGGLCLSNQGLLEFVEMFKAPIKVLHPLLTATQEGNFKGTEGFGAIPFDGIILAHSNESEWKAFRNNKNNEALLDRIYIVKVPYCLRVSEEIKIYEKLIRTSSLGKAICAPGTLKMMAQFSILTRLGEPENSSIFSKMQVYDGENLKDSDPKAKSFQEYRDYAGVDEGMTGVSTRFAFKILSRVFNFDSTEVAANPVHLMYVLEQQIEREQFPQEIEQKYLSYVKDTLATRYAEFIGKEIQTAYLESYSEYGQNVFDRYVTYADFWIQDQEFRDHDTGESFDRAALNGELEKIEKPAGISNPKDFRNEIVNFVLRARVSNAGKNPLWTSYEKLRVVIEKKMFSNTEDLLPVISFNAKGSNEELRKHEDFVNRMVSKGYTPKQVRLLCEWYLRVRKSS, from the coding sequence ATGGATATCTACAGCAGCTTTGCGAGTCGGTTCGACAAAACCAGAGAAGAAGAATTTTCCTTAGAAGAATATCTTGCGCTTTGTAAGACTGATCCCAGCTGTTATGCAACAGCTGGGGAACGCATGCTGATGGCGATAGGCGAACCGCAGCAGGTTGATACAAGGCACGATCCTTCCTTGTCGCGCATCTTTGCCAACAAGGTGCTCAAGGTCTATCCGGCGTTCAAGGAATTCTACGGCGCCGAAGAAGTGATCGAACAGGTGGTCGCTTATTTCCGGCACGCCGCGCAAGGCCTGGAAGAACGCAAGCAGATCCTGTATCTGCTCGGTCCGGTGGGCGGCGGCAAATCGTCGATCGCCGAGCGCCTCAAACAGTTGATGGAGCATGTGCCGTTCTATTCCCTCAAGGGATCGCCGGTCAACGAGTCGCCGCTGGGCTTGTTCGACTACGAAGAAGACGGCGCCATCCTGGAAGAACAGTACGGCATTCCGCGCCGTTACCTGAAATCGATACTGAGTCCGTGGGCCGTCAAGCGCCTGCATGAATTCAACGGCGACATCCGCAAGTTCCGCGTGGTCAAGCGTTATCCCTCGATCCTGCGGCAGATCGCGATTTCCAAGACCGAGCCGGGCGATGAAAACAACCAGGACATCTCCACCCTGGTCGGCAAGGTCGATATCCGCAAGCTGGAACAATATTCGCAGGACGACGCCGACGCCTACAGCTATTCCGGCGGCCTGTGCCTGTCGAACCAGGGTTTGCTGGAATTCGTCGAAATGTTCAAGGCGCCGATCAAGGTGCTGCATCCGTTGCTGACCGCCACCCAGGAAGGCAATTTCAAGGGCACCGAAGGTTTTGGCGCGATCCCGTTCGACGGCATCATCCTGGCCCACTCCAACGAATCGGAATGGAAAGCGTTCCGCAACAATAAAAACAACGAAGCCTTGCTCGATCGTATCTACATCGTCAAGGTGCCGTATTGCCTGCGGGTGTCGGAAGAAATCAAGATCTACGAAAAGCTGATCCGCACTTCGTCGCTGGGCAAGGCAATCTGTGCGCCGGGCACGCTGAAGATGATGGCGCAGTTTTCCATCCTGACGCGCCTGGGCGAGCCGGAGAATTCCAGCATCTTCTCCAAGATGCAGGTATATGACGGCGAGAACCTGAAAGACAGCGATCCGAAAGCCAAATCGTTCCAGGAATATCGCGATTACGCCGGCGTCGATGAAGGCATGACGGGGGTCTCGACCCGCTTCGCCTTCAAGATACTGTCGCGCGTATTCAATTTCGATTCGACCGAAGTCGCGGCCAATCCGGTGCACCTGATGTATGTGCTGGAACAGCAGATCGAGCGTGAACAGTTTCCGCAAGAGATCGAGCAGAAATACCTGTCTTACGTGAAGGATACGCTGGCCACCCGATATGCCGAATTCATCGGCAAGGAAATCCAGACCGCCTATCTCGAATCGTATTCGGAATACGGCCAGAACGTCTTCGATCGTTACGTTACCTACGCCGACTTCTGGATACAGGACCAGGAATTCCGCGACCATGACACCGGTGAAAGCTTTGACCGCGCCGCCTTGAACGGCGAGCTGGAAAAAATCGAAAAACCTGCCGGCATCAGCAATCCCAAGGATTTCCGTAACGAAATCGTCAATTTCGTGCTGCGCGCACGGGTCTCGAACGCCGGCAAGAATCCGCTCTGGACCAGCTATGAAAAGCTGCGCGTGGTGATCGAGAAGAAGATGTTCTCGAATACCGAAGACTTGTTACCGGTTATTTCATTCAACGCCAAAGGTTCGAACGAAGAATTGCGCAAGCATGAAGATTTCGTCAATCGCATGGTCAGCAAGGGTTACACGCCGAAACAGGTGCGCTTGCTGTGCGAATGGTATCTGCGTGTGCGCAAATCGTCGTAA
- a CDS encoding AmpG family muropeptide MFS transporter — protein MTSDSNPWHHYLNRRMLICAFLGFSSGLPLFILLSLLQAWLSKSGLDVKALGLFALVMFPYTWKFLWSPLMDRFHFGKLGRRRSWMMLTQASLFVAIGGMGMLNPHTQVATIAFMASLVAFLSASQDIVIDAYRREILPDNEQGLGAAINVNAYKVAGMVPGALSLFLADHMSWQAVFWITAGFMLPGLVCTLMIKEPAVYGAPPKNLRQAVVLPFQEFIARDGWRSALWVLAFIFLYKLGDSMATALATRFYIDLGFSLTQIGVISKTTSLWASLVGGLVGGIWMMQIGINRALWIFGVVQAVTILGFAWLAQTGPDPLVLAIVIGGEAFGVGLGTAAFVAYIARTTDPRYTATQYALFTSLAAVPRTFINSSVGYIVAETGWFHFFILCFVLALPGMLILFKVAPWNEKSENPVAS, from the coding sequence ATGACATCAGATTCAAATCCCTGGCACCACTACCTCAACCGGCGCATGCTGATCTGCGCCTTCCTCGGCTTCAGTTCCGGCCTGCCGCTGTTTATCCTGCTCAGCCTGCTGCAAGCATGGCTGAGCAAATCCGGCCTGGATGTCAAAGCGCTCGGCCTGTTTGCGCTGGTGATGTTTCCTTACACCTGGAAATTCCTGTGGTCGCCGCTGATGGACCGCTTTCATTTCGGCAAGCTGGGCCGCAGGCGCAGCTGGATGATGCTGACCCAGGCCAGCCTGTTTGTCGCTATCGGCGGCATGGGCATGCTAAATCCGCACACCCAGGTGGCGACGATTGCCTTCATGGCCTCGCTGGTGGCCTTCCTCTCGGCCAGCCAGGACATCGTGATCGACGCCTACCGGCGCGAAATCCTGCCTGACAACGAACAGGGCCTGGGTGCGGCGATCAACGTCAACGCCTACAAGGTAGCCGGCATGGTGCCGGGCGCGCTGTCGCTGTTCCTGGCCGACCATATGAGCTGGCAGGCAGTATTCTGGATTACGGCAGGATTCATGCTGCCGGGCCTGGTCTGCACCCTGATGATCAAGGAACCGGCGGTATACGGCGCGCCGCCGAAGAACCTGCGGCAAGCGGTGGTGCTGCCGTTCCAGGAATTCATTGCCCGCGACGGCTGGCGCAGCGCGTTGTGGGTGCTGGCTTTCATCTTCCTGTACAAGCTGGGCGATAGCATGGCGACCGCGCTTGCTACCCGGTTTTATATCGATCTCGGTTTTTCGTTGACCCAAATCGGCGTCATTTCCAAGACCACCAGCTTGTGGGCCAGCCTGGTCGGCGGCCTGGTCGGCGGCATCTGGATGATGCAGATCGGCATTAACCGCGCCTTGTGGATTTTCGGCGTGGTGCAGGCGGTGACCATCCTCGGTTTTGCCTGGCTGGCCCAGACCGGCCCCGATCCGCTGGTGCTGGCTATCGTGATCGGCGGCGAGGCGTTCGGCGTCGGCCTCGGCACCGCCGCTTTCGTGGCGTATATCGCGCGCACCACCGATCCGCGCTACACGGCGACGCAATATGCCTTGTTTACCAGCCTTGCTGCGGTGCCACGCACCTTTATCAATTCCTCGGTCGGTTACATTGTTGCTGAAACCGGCTGGTTCCATTTTTTCATATTGTGTTTTGTACTGGCGCTGCCGGGGATGTTGATTTTATTCAAGGTCGCGCCTTGGAATGAAAAATCAGAAAACCCTGTTGCATCTTAG
- the metW gene encoding methionine biosynthesis protein MetW, which yields MNFDQLSSLRPDLAFIAHWVRGESQVLDLGCGDGVMLDYLQSDKQCAGYGVEIDDSKIPVCVARGVSVIQQDMEAGLTLFADNAFDTVLCLSALQMMKNVEGVLRDIARVGREAIVSFPNFAYWPHRVALLRGRMPVSKSLPYEWYDTPNLRCATIKDFEELANEVGLEVLECVALHDGQPISVLPNWRGSLAVFRFRKK from the coding sequence ATGAATTTTGATCAATTAAGCAGCTTGCGGCCCGATTTGGCCTTTATCGCGCACTGGGTGCGCGGCGAGTCGCAGGTGCTCGACCTGGGGTGCGGCGATGGCGTCATGCTCGATTACCTGCAGTCCGACAAGCAATGCGCCGGCTACGGCGTGGAAATCGACGATAGCAAGATCCCGGTCTGCGTGGCGCGCGGCGTTTCGGTGATCCAGCAGGACATGGAAGCCGGGCTGACGCTGTTTGCCGACAACGCCTTCGACACCGTGCTGTGCCTGTCGGCGCTGCAAATGATGAAAAATGTTGAAGGAGTATTACGTGACATCGCCCGGGTCGGGCGCGAAGCGATCGTTTCCTTCCCCAATTTTGCTTACTGGCCGCACCGGGTAGCGCTGCTGCGCGGCCGTATGCCGGTGTCCAAGTCGCTGCCGTACGAATGGTACGACACGCCCAACCTGCGCTGCGCCACCATCAAGGATTTTGAAGAGCTGGCCAATGAAGTCGGCCTGGAGGTACTCGAATGCGTCGCCTTGCATGATGGCCAGCCGATATCGGTGCTGCCAAACTGGCGTGGTAGTCTTGCGGTATTCCGTTTCCGAAAAAAATAA
- the metX gene encoding homoserine O-succinyltransferase MetX: protein MSLGIVAPQSMHFATPLQLQSGALLADYTLVYETYGSLNADKSNAVLVCHALNASHHVAGVYQDDEKNVGWWDNMVGPGKALDTNKFFVIGVNNLGSCFGSTGPMHLNAATGKPYGADFPVVTVEDWVQAQARLADALGIVQFAAVMGGSLGGMQALAWSLLYPTRLRHCVVIASTPKLSAQNIAFNDVARQAILTDPGFHGGDYYAHGVVPKNGLRVARMVGHITYLSDDDMAEKFGRDLRSGAYQFGFGIDFEIESYLRYQGDKFSEYFDANTYLLITKALDYFDPAKEYDGDLTRALSKTEAQFLLVSFMTDWRFSPERSREMVQALVNNKRRVSYAEIDAPHGHDAFLLDDPRYMSVVGEYYNRIWQELEQPAASTAVTEAAGAVHEF from the coding sequence ATGTCCCTCGGAATAGTTGCCCCGCAGTCCATGCATTTCGCGACGCCGCTGCAGCTGCAAAGCGGCGCGCTGCTGGCGGATTACACACTGGTGTACGAAACCTACGGTAGCCTCAACGCCGACAAGTCGAATGCGGTGCTGGTGTGCCACGCCCTGAACGCCTCGCACCACGTCGCCGGCGTGTACCAGGACGACGAAAAGAATGTCGGCTGGTGGGACAACATGGTGGGGCCGGGCAAGGCGCTCGACACCAACAAGTTCTTCGTCATCGGCGTCAACAACCTCGGTTCCTGTTTCGGCTCGACCGGCCCCATGCACCTCAACGCCGCCACCGGCAAACCGTATGGCGCCGACTTCCCGGTCGTGACCGTGGAAGACTGGGTGCAAGCGCAGGCACGCCTGGCCGATGCGCTCGGCATCGTCCAGTTCGCCGCCGTCATGGGCGGTTCGCTGGGCGGCATGCAGGCGCTGGCCTGGAGCCTGTTGTATCCGACCCGCCTGCGCCATTGCGTGGTGATCGCCTCGACGCCCAAACTGTCGGCGCAAAACATCGCGTTCAACGACGTCGCGCGCCAGGCCATCCTGACCGACCCCGGTTTCCATGGCGGCGACTATTACGCCCATGGCGTGGTGCCGAAGAACGGCTTGCGGGTAGCGCGCATGGTGGGCCATATCACTTATCTGTCGGACGACGACATGGCCGAGAAATTCGGCCGCGACCTGCGTTCCGGCGCCTACCAGTTCGGTTTCGGCATCGATTTCGAAATCGAATCCTACCTGCGCTACCAGGGCGACAAATTTTCCGAATACTTTGACGCCAACACCTACCTGCTGATCACCAAGGCCCTCGATTATTTCGACCCGGCCAAGGAATACGACGGCGACCTGACCCGCGCCCTGAGCAAGACCGAGGCGCAGTTCCTGCTGGTCTCGTTCATGACCGACTGGCGCTTTTCGCCGGAACGCAGCCGTGAAATGGTGCAGGCGCTGGTCAACAACAAGCGCCGCGTCAGTTATGCAGAGATCGATGCGCCGCACGGCCACGACGCCTTTTTGCTGGACGACCCGCGTTACATGAGCGTGGTGGGCGAATATTACAACCGCATCTGGCAGGAGCTGGAACAGCCGGCGGCATCGACAGCAGTGACTGAAGCGGCAGGAGCAGTGCATGAATTTTGA
- the ptsP gene encoding phosphoenolpyruvate--protein phosphotransferase, translated as MASFTLHGIPVSRGIAIGRAHLLAPAAMDVKHYLIGETEVEAEVQRLQSAVTRVRTELQTIRADLPKESPPELGAFVDVHLLILSDPMLAEMSLDIIRNRQYNAEWALVTQIDELSAQFDEIEDTYLRERKMDVLQVGERLLKVLTGTSTRLPEVDSDGASFANIVVVAYDISPADMLQFRDRAFAGFVTDLGGQNSHTAIVARSLDIPAAVGMNNASRLIKQDDWIIIDGDAGVVIVDPATVILKQYRERQAHLLRSRRKLGKIKKTRAVTLDGTEISLLANIELPSDCAAAMDAGASGVGLFRSEFLFMGRIGPQHELPTEDEQFESYRQAVTAMKGRPVTIRTLDVGADKPINTEEQTALNPALGLRAIRYCLAEPQLFLTQLRAILRASAFGKVKLLIPMLAHAFEIDQTLAMIGQAKQQLRDEGVAFDESIQTGAMIEIPAAALALPMFIKRMDFLSIGTNDLIQYTLAIDRVDHEVAHLYNPLHPAVLFLLSTVIALGRKAGIPVSVCGEMAGDVKFTRLLLGMGLLEFSMHPAQLLAVKQEVLNSDLDELTLQTRKILRNTEPSAIAAAVSQMRMTVA; from the coding sequence ATGGCATCTTTCACCTTACATGGCATTCCGGTTTCACGCGGCATCGCGATCGGCCGCGCCCATCTGCTGGCGCCGGCGGCGATGGACGTCAAGCACTACCTGATCGGCGAAACCGAGGTCGAAGCCGAAGTCCAGCGCCTGCAGAGCGCCGTCACCAGGGTGCGCACCGAACTGCAGACCATACGCGCCGACCTGCCGAAAGAATCGCCGCCCGAGCTGGGCGCCTTTGTCGACGTCCACCTGCTGATCCTGTCGGACCCGATGCTGGCCGAAATGTCGCTCGATATCATCCGCAATCGCCAATATAACGCCGAGTGGGCGCTGGTGACCCAGATCGACGAGCTGTCGGCGCAATTCGACGAAATCGAAGACACCTACCTGCGTGAGCGCAAGATGGACGTGCTGCAGGTGGGCGAGCGCCTGCTGAAAGTGCTGACCGGCACTTCCACCCGGCTGCCGGAAGTCGACAGCGACGGCGCTTCGTTCGCCAATATCGTGGTGGTGGCGTACGACATTTCCCCGGCCGACATGCTGCAATTTCGCGACCGCGCCTTCGCCGGTTTCGTCACCGACCTCGGCGGCCAGAATTCGCATACCGCGATCGTGGCGCGCAGCCTGGATATCCCGGCCGCAGTCGGCATGAACAACGCTTCGCGCCTGATCAAGCAGGATGACTGGATCATCATCGACGGCGATGCCGGCGTCGTGATTGTCGACCCGGCAACAGTGATACTCAAACAATATCGAGAACGGCAGGCGCACCTGCTGCGTTCGCGCAGAAAACTCGGCAAGATCAAGAAGACCCGCGCGGTGACCCTGGACGGCACTGAAATCAGCCTGCTGGCCAACATCGAACTGCCCAGCGATTGTGCAGCGGCGATGGATGCCGGCGCCAGCGGCGTCGGTCTGTTCCGTTCGGAATTCCTGTTCATGGGCCGTATCGGCCCCCAGCACGAGCTGCCGACCGAGGATGAGCAGTTCGAATCCTACCGCCAGGCGGTGACGGCGATGAAGGGCCGGCCGGTGACCATCCGCACGCTCGATGTCGGCGCCGACAAGCCGATCAATACCGAGGAGCAGACCGCGCTCAACCCGGCGCTGGGCTTGCGCGCGATCCGTTACTGCCTGGCCGAGCCGCAGCTGTTCCTGACGCAGTTGCGGGCGATCCTGCGCGCTTCAGCCTTCGGCAAGGTCAAGCTGCTGATCCCGATGCTGGCGCACGCTTTCGAAATCGACCAGACCCTGGCCATGATCGGCCAAGCCAAGCAGCAGCTGCGCGATGAAGGCGTGGCCTTCGACGAATCGATCCAGACCGGCGCCATGATAGAAATTCCGGCAGCGGCGCTGGCCTTGCCGATGTTCATCAAGCGCATGGATTTCCTGTCGATCGGCACCAACGACCTGATCCAGTACACGCTGGCGATCGACCGCGTCGACCACGAAGTGGCGCATTTGTACAATCCGCTGCACCCGGCGGTGCTGTTCTTGCTGTCGACCGTGATTGCCCTGGGGCGCAAGGCCGGCATTCCGGTCTCGGTATGCGGCGAAATGGCGGGCGACGTCAAATTCACGCGTTTGCTGCTGGGCATGGGGCTGCTGGAGTTTTCCATGCATCCGGCGCAACTGCTGGCGGTGAAGCAGGAAGTGCTGAACAGCGACCTGGACGAACTGACGCTGCAAACCAGGAAAATCCTGCGCAATACCGAGCCGAGCGCAATTGCTGCCGCAGTCAGCCAGATGCGCATGACCGTCGCCTGA
- a CDS encoding HPr family phosphocarrier protein: protein MIQQEIEIINKLGLHARASAKFTQLASKFKSEVWMTRNKRRVNAKSIMGVMMLAAGKGSTILLEAEGEDEKTCFDALYQLIQDKFGEGE, encoded by the coding sequence ATGATTCAACAAGAAATCGAAATCATCAATAAACTCGGCCTGCACGCTCGCGCGTCAGCCAAATTTACGCAACTGGCAAGCAAATTCAAAAGTGAAGTCTGGATGACCCGCAACAAGCGCCGCGTCAACGCCAAGTCGATCATGGGCGTGATGATGCTGGCGGCCGGCAAGGGCAGCACGATATTGCTGGAAGCCGAGGGCGAAGATGAGAAGACCTGCTTTGATGCCTTATATCAGTTGATTCAAGACAAGTTCGGCGAAGGGGAATGA
- a CDS encoding PTS sugar transporter subunit IIA, with translation MIGILLLTHAPLGQAFIAAASHVFRQMPERLEAIDVVADQNPVEVQKLAKQAAARLDDGSGVLVITDVMGGTPSNCTLPFCTGNQTQVIAGISLPMLLRALTYRNDTLDVVTEMALAGGQGGAVRVDSRVRVAH, from the coding sequence ATGATCGGCATTCTCCTTTTAACCCACGCCCCTCTGGGCCAGGCATTCATCGCAGCTGCCTCTCACGTGTTTCGTCAGATGCCGGAGCGGCTTGAAGCAATCGATGTGGTCGCCGACCAGAATCCCGTCGAAGTACAGAAACTGGCCAAGCAGGCCGCGGCGCGCCTGGACGATGGTTCGGGGGTGCTGGTGATTACCGACGTCATGGGCGGTACGCCATCCAATTGCACGCTGCCGTTTTGCACCGGCAACCAGACCCAGGTGATTGCCGGCATCAGCCTGCCGATGCTGCTGCGCGCCTTGACCTATCGCAACGATACGCTCGACGTGGTGACTGAAATGGCGCTGGCGGGCGGCCAGGGCGGAGCGGTCAGGGTCGATAGCCGGGTGCGCGTGGCGCATTAG